The genomic segment AACGACGCCAGAACGCAGCGCCCCGTTTTTGCAGGAAAACAGTCACACAGAAAGCGACATATCTGGTATCATCGGATTTGTCGGACCACAAGTCGCCGGTTCAGTCGCGCTTTGCCTTTCCAAGGAAGCTGCCATCGAACTATACGAGTTAACGATGGGCGAATCGGTAAACGGTATCACAAACGAAGTGAAAGACATGGTTGGTGAGTTTGCCAACATCATTGCCGGCACTGTGAAAAAGAAGATGGCTTCGCAGGAGCTTTCATTTCATATTTCGATTCCAACGATAGTCATTGGTTCACAGCATGCTATTCACCACAAGCTGGATACGCCGGTGTTAGTGATTCCCTTTACAATCGATGAGCATCCCTTTTATCTAAAAGTTTCGATGAAGATATTGAAAAATAAAGGATAATCAATCAAAACCAACTGTATTTCGTAACAGTTGAGGGAGAACACTATGGGTAAAATGTTAGTTGTCGACGACTCCTCGGTCATGCGACGATTGATTATCAAGAATCTGAATGCGCACGGTTACCTCGATATTATGGAAGCAAAAGACGGATCGGAAGCATTACAGTTGCTTACGCCGGATATTCAGATTATCCTCACCGATTGGAATATGCCGGTGATGGATGGTTTAACTTTTGTGAAAGCGGTTCGAGCTAATCAATCGTATAAAGCGGTTCCGATCCTAATGGTTACTACGGAAGGCGCACGAGCGGAAGTTATCGAAGCACTGAAAGCTGGTGTGAACGATTATCTTGTGAAACCGTTCACCCCTACTGACCTTATCGATAAAGTGATGAAACTGCTCGCATGATTTCAAACCTCGCTTTCAATCCAAACGCGCATGATTTCAACGTGCGCGTTTTCTTTGAGCAATTACTTCATCAAGACAACTTTCTTGACGGCGGCGAAGGTTCCGGCACGGACTTGAATAAAGTAGACCCCACTGCTTGCCGGAATACCGTTGTTATCGCGACCGTTCCAGTGGAGGGTGTAGGACCCGGGGGCAAGGCGTTCGGATGGTTGGGTGTATACTTCGCGTCCGATGGCGTCGTAGATGGCGTACTCGGTCATTGCGGAACGCGGGAGATCGACCCGGAAGTGAATCGATGAGTTAAAAGGATTAGGGTAGGGATTGGATAGGGCAAAATCAAATGGGAGTGTCCCAATCAACTCGGGTGTTGCATTATTCGGCGGCATCCGGTAAGTAGAAATCGCGCCGGGCGTGTTCGTCAACAACACCGAACCGTAGTAGAGGAATGGCCAGTAAGAGAAGAACATACCCCGTTCCACCCAACCTTGCCACGTGTGGTCATTTCTCGCCCATACATTGTTACCTACCATTCGAACAACAGAATGGTTTTGAATGATCGAAGAGAGAAATTGCTCCGTTAAATCGAGGGATTGATAAGGATGACCTTGTTGCGGTAAGACATAAATATATTGATTTGCAGTAAACAATGTATCCGATTGTAGACTACTATATAAATCAGTACTATCGATAGCATGCCAATTTTGTTGTATCCATTCATTCCCAACTTTCCGATACCATAACAAACTATCTTTATTGAGCTCTACATATCGACTTAGAATTGTATTTTCACCATGAAACGCTCTCACTTCCCACAGACCATTTGGTTGAACAATTGTCCCATTAGGAACAAGTACGCCATTTTCAATCCAATATACGTAAAAATGTCCATTGCCCTGCCGTATAATGATTTGATTGTATTGAAAGTGAGCGATGTATTGAGCGGAATTCGGCATCGGCATTGTTTGATCGCTCCACTGCCCGTTTGTCCATGTCAACAAATGGAAGAGGGAGTCGTTATAGTTGTTGCGCATTGCTATGACTTGGTCGCCATCGTGTCCGTAAGGAGTTAAGCTTTGAGGGAGCCAACGGATTTCATGGTGGGCATTGACAGTATCGGCGACCAACTGTGCATAGCGGTACCCACGTTGGATGATTGCCCTTCCATTTTTCCCCCAGTAGCCGCATGCGTCTAAGCTATAATCGCGATTTGCTAAATAGCCAGAATCGAATCCGGTTGTTTGGCGATGACACCATAAGGTATCGAGTCGTTGTCGATTGAATTCATCGCGGTATTGCCGCAACTGCAACAATCCGTTTGGCTGGGTCATTGAATACAAATGGAATTGCATAAACCAACCCCGATTCAGATGGGCAACATTGTTCGGTGTGATAGTATGATCATAATGGCCACGATACACATAACCCACGGAGTCGACTATTGTCGGTGCGGCGACACCATTCTCAAAGGAAAGCAGATAGAACCGGTTTTCATTAAAAAAACCCTCCCGCTGAAATAAACCCCAGGCAAACCATACACTGTCTACAGGTTCGTCCCACATCATTGACAATTTGAATTGCAGGGGGTTGGTTGTGATCAATTGCGGCTGTCGGGGATTCTCCAACGACCACACCGACCATATGTTATCGTATGCTGTGATCAATGTGTCATTGATGATTCTACAGAATTTCGATGACGCGGTTTGGGTACGGTACACTTCGCGGATTGGCGTTGTATCAAGTTTTACCACCGAAAGCAGACTGTGCCGTGAGGAAACCCGGTATGCATAGTTCCCACGTATTGTATACTCCTCATACTTCACGGTATCGTTATCGGTATAGCCGCTGAAGTTTAACGTTCCTGTACTGTCTTGGGCGTATACCCGGTTTGCCAGTAGGAGTATGTTATCATGCAATCGCGGACGAATGTTTCGGTATGGCTCATTATTGTTATAAGCTTTCGCCAAAAAACCGGTATCGGGTACAAAGGTTGTACCGTTTCTCACCGCACCACGATATACCGGTGGATCGATGCCATTCCATTCTACCATCGCTCTTGGCCAGCCGTAGTAGAAGCGGTTGCAATCGCGGACGATATGGGAGTACTTATCCCATGCGCCAAGGAATAAGGGCGCTTCGGCGGTAACCGGTACGTTGAGTTGCCACAGCTTTTGGAAGGTCGTGTCGGATGTCTGCCGCATGGCAAACATCGAGGTTGGGGTACGACACACCAAGGTATCGCCAAATCCGATCATCCCCATCGGAACGGTAATGGCAAGGGTATCACCCAACCAATCAAAATCATCTCCCCACCGCGGTGTGGCTGAAGTCGCTCCGGTCAGGGTGAGAGAGAGGAGAAGTATCCAACTAAACTGTTTCATCGTGATACCTCTATTCCATTCCAATGTCGGACAAGAATGTCCGACGTACGGGGTTGTAGTCGGGCGTGCGCGGCACGCCCCTACTGAATATCGTCAGGCAAGAGTGCCCAACCTCCAATGCGGGCGGACATTTTCTTTGCCACCCCAACCCACCGCGACAGGAACCCGCCATGCGGCTCACCGAAGGTAATGTCGCGACCACGATTTTTGGGAACGATGTTAATAAGGTAGAGAATAGGAGATTATCAAAGCAATGCTTCGATACGTTCGATAGAAGAAATGTCTTTTACTTTACGGAAAAGTTCTAATGCGCCACGATAGTATTCTTTCGCGATTTCGGTTTCGCTTAGTTCAATTTCGATGTGCCCAAGAATTTCCAGTGAATGGGCTTCCATCCGAACATCATTGACATTGCGCGCTAATTCCATACTGCGATGGGCGTGATGATACGCGGTATCCAAATCGCCTAACTTCCAATTCGCACGAGCAAGCGCTTGCATAGCGCCGCATTCCGATCGCGGATCCTGCAGTTGCTGATAATACGGCAGCGATTGCTCCACTAATTTTTTTGATTCTTCGTACGCCCCTAGTTCAAATTGCAATTCACCCAAAGCCAATAATACCGCAGCCTCGAATCGAGGATTGTTGGTTTCCCGGTTGAGCTGCAATGCTTCCTCGTAGGTAGCAATCGCTTCGGAATACTGTTGTTTTTTGGTGTAGTACTCACCTAACACACCAAGGGCTACCCCTTCTTCGCGGCGATTTTGTTGGCGATGGATAATTTCTAAGGCGACTTGGATCATATCATAGGCTTTGTCGAACTGATCCATTTCCAACAAGATGCGGGCGTAGGTCATCCGGGTGTTACAGGATTGGTCGTGCTCCCCGGCATTTTCGAATAGCTCGATCGCTTCCGCTAATGCCGGATCAGCTTTTTGAAAGAGACCGGTTTCTATCATGACGACAGCATAATTTGTAAGTGCAGTCGCTTCGTAGATTGGCAAATTCAAATCACGAAATTCACTTCGCGCCTGTTTCAGCAAGCTCATTGCGAGATCGGTACGGCCCTGTTGACGGTGGAGATTCGAAAGGTTCATCCGGGTTCGAGCTGCATGCAATCGTTCCTCTAATCGTTCATAGATTTCGAGCGCTTCTTCGTACAAAAAGAAACATTGCTCGACTTCACCCCGCATCAAATACACATTCGCGAGATTGCCAGCAGCATTAGCTTTAATGATATCACGATCACTCATCTTCGCTAATTGATAAACTTCTGTGAATTTTTCAAGCGCAGCAGTGGTGTCACCCGACAAAGCAGCTTGTCGAGCTTCATTCAGAAGATTGGAAAAATATTCCTGACGATTTTGATTCATGGGTTACTTCTCGACATACCCGTAATATAAGAACAGGCGAGAAAATTCCCGCCTGAATCTTGAAGTTTTTCGATAATCACATACTAAATCAATGTTGTTTCGTTACTTACCCTATTCGACTCAACAA from the bacterium genome contains:
- a CDS encoding T9SS type A sorting domain-containing protein, with amino-acid sequence MKQFSWILLLSLTLTGATSATPRWGDDFDWLGDTLAITVPMGMIGFGDTLVCRTPTSMFAMRQTSDTTFQKLWQLNVPVTAEAPLFLGAWDKYSHIVRDCNRFYYGWPRAMVEWNGIDPPVYRGAVRNGTTFVPDTGFLAKAYNNNEPYRNIRPRLHDNILLLANRVYAQDSTGTLNFSGYTDNDTVKYEEYTIRGNYAYRVSSRHSLLSVVKLDTTPIREVYRTQTASSKFCRIINDTLITAYDNIWSVWSLENPRQPQLITTNPLQFKLSMMWDEPVDSVWFAWGLFQREGFFNENRFYLLSFENGVAAPTIVDSVGYVYRGHYDHTITPNNVAHLNRGWFMQFHLYSMTQPNGLLQLRQYRDEFNRQRLDTLWCHRQTTGFDSGYLANRDYSLDACGYWGKNGRAIIQRGYRYAQLVADTVNAHHEIRWLPQSLTPYGHDGDQVIAMRNNYNDSLFHLLTWTNGQWSDQTMPMPNSAQYIAHFQYNQIIIRQGNGHFYVYWIENGVLVPNGTIVQPNGLWEVRAFHGENTILSRYVELNKDSLLWYRKVGNEWIQQNWHAIDSTDLYSSLQSDTLFTANQYIYVLPQQGHPYQSLDLTEQFLSSIIQNHSVVRMVGNNVWARNDHTWQGWVERGMFFSYWPFLYYGSVLLTNTPGAISTYRMPPNNATPELIGTLPFDFALSNPYPNPFNSSIHFRVDLPRSAMTEYAIYDAIGREVYTQPSERLAPGSYTLHWNGRDNNGIPASSGVYFIQVRAGTFAAVKKVVLMK
- a CDS encoding response regulator translates to MGKMLVVDDSSVMRRLIIKNLNAHGYLDIMEAKDGSEALQLLTPDIQIILTDWNMPVMDGLTFVKAVRANQSYKAVPILMVTTEGARAEVIEALKAGVNDYLVKPFTPTDLIDKVMKLLA
- a CDS encoding chemotaxis protein CheX, which encodes MDANLINPFIEALYEMFQTMMQTTPERSAPFLQENSHTESDISGIIGFVGPQVAGSVALCLSKEAAIELYELTMGESVNGITNEVKDMVGEFANIIAGTVKKKMASQELSFHISIPTIVIGSQHAIHHKLDTPVLVIPFTIDEHPFYLKVSMKILKNKG
- a CDS encoding tetratricopeptide repeat protein; this encodes MNQNRQEYFSNLLNEARQAALSGDTTAALEKFTEVYQLAKMSDRDIIKANAAGNLANVYLMRGEVEQCFFLYEEALEIYERLEERLHAARTRMNLSNLHRQQGRTDLAMSLLKQARSEFRDLNLPIYEATALTNYAVVMIETGLFQKADPALAEAIELFENAGEHDQSCNTRMTYARILLEMDQFDKAYDMIQVALEIIHRQQNRREEGVALGVLGEYYTKKQQYSEAIATYEEALQLNRETNNPRFEAAVLLALGELQFELGAYEESKKLVEQSLPYYQQLQDPRSECGAMQALARANWKLGDLDTAYHHAHRSMELARNVNDVRMEAHSLEILGHIEIELSETEIAKEYYRGALELFRKVKDISSIERIEALL